A genome region from Methanobacterium subterraneum includes the following:
- a CDS encoding NAD(P)/FAD-dependent oxidoreductase: protein MTETPKKAIIIGAGPAGLTAAYELLDKTDIKPVIYESTDAVGGISKTINYKGNRIDIGGHRFFSKSQIIMEWWTNILPLQGAPASDDRLLGRKIPFNSEYNKRKIKSGKTVTYLSPDPEKTDAVMLKRSRLSRIFFLRKFFDYPVSLNFNTFFNLGILRTVNIGLSYLKTSVHQIKPEKSLQDFFINRFGRELYHTFFKDYTEKVWGVPCSEITAEWGSQRIKGLSIYKTIAHALKKNLSRDSSIYQENVETSLIKEFMYPKYGPGQLWEEVARIIEENGCEIHINHRVCGITPHDDSISRVTVIDKSTGTIHEETADYFISTMPVKDLINSFKCKVPNNVLNVSNGLMYRDFITVGLLMDKLKLKNETNTITVNDIVPDNWIYIQERDVKIGRLQIFNNWSPYLAHDPRNVWIGLEYFCNEGDKLWAMTEKDFQKFAIDELSEIGIINPEDVKDGVVIKMKKTYPAYFGMYPQFNLIREFTDQFKNLFLIGRNGMHRYNNMDHSMLTAMAAVKNIIDGITSKNNLWEINTEGDYHEGN from the coding sequence ATGACTGAAACTCCAAAGAAGGCAATTATTATTGGTGCAGGCCCTGCCGGATTAACCGCTGCCTATGAATTACTTGATAAAACTGATATCAAACCAGTTATATATGAATCAACTGATGCAGTGGGTGGCATATCAAAGACAATTAATTACAAGGGTAACCGCATCGATATTGGTGGACACCGGTTTTTCTCAAAGTCACAGATTATTATGGAATGGTGGACCAACATTTTACCTCTTCAGGGAGCCCCAGCAAGTGATGATCGGCTTCTGGGGAGAAAAATACCCTTTAACTCGGAATACAATAAAAGAAAAATAAAATCTGGGAAAACTGTAACTTATTTATCACCAGACCCTGAAAAAACAGATGCAGTAATGCTTAAACGCAGTAGATTATCCCGGATTTTCTTCCTTAGAAAATTTTTTGATTACCCAGTATCATTGAATTTCAACACCTTCTTCAATTTGGGGATCTTGAGAACTGTTAATATTGGTTTAAGTTACCTTAAAACATCAGTTCACCAAATAAAACCTGAAAAATCCCTCCAGGACTTTTTCATCAACCGATTTGGCCGTGAACTTTACCATACCTTCTTTAAGGATTACACTGAAAAGGTGTGGGGTGTTCCCTGCAGTGAAATCACTGCAGAATGGGGATCACAACGAATAAAGGGACTTTCGATTTATAAAACTATTGCCCATGCGCTGAAAAAGAATCTATCCAGGGATTCATCCATATACCAGGAAAATGTGGAAACCAGTTTAATTAAAGAATTCATGTATCCCAAATACGGGCCGGGGCAGTTATGGGAGGAAGTTGCTCGTATTATAGAAGAAAATGGTTGTGAAATACACATCAATCACCGAGTGTGTGGTATAACTCCTCATGACGATAGCATATCCCGAGTCACTGTGATTGATAAATCCACCGGAACCATTCATGAGGAAACTGCTGATTATTTCATCTCCACCATGCCAGTAAAGGATTTGATTAATTCATTTAAGTGTAAAGTACCAAATAATGTTCTTAACGTGTCTAACGGCCTCATGTACCGTGATTTTATAACGGTTGGACTTTTGATGGATAAATTAAAACTTAAGAATGAAACCAACACCATCACTGTTAACGATATTGTTCCAGATAACTGGATCTACATTCAGGAAAGGGATGTGAAAATTGGCCGGCTTCAAATATTCAATAACTGGAGTCCTTACTTGGCACATGATCCAAGAAATGTATGGATTGGTCTGGAATATTTCTGTAATGAAGGTGACAAGTTATGGGCTATGACTGAAAAGGATTTCCAGAAATTTGCCATTGATGAACTGTCAGAAATAGGTATAATTAACCCAGAAGATGTTAAAGATGGGGTGGTTATCAAAATGAAAAAAACTTATCCAGCTTACTTTGGAATGTATCCTCAGTTTAATCTAATCAGAGAATTTACTGACCAGTTTAAGAATCTTTTTTTGATTGGAAGAAACGGTATGCACCGTTACAACAACATGGATCATTCCATGTTAACTGCCATGGCCGCAGTTAAAAATATAATTGATGGAATCACTTCCAAGAATAATTTATGGGAAATCAATACTGAGGGAGATTATCATGAGGGGAACTGA
- a CDS encoding GtrA family protein, with amino-acid sequence MKICMKNLKKKLVTDQTDKTQIQLFRYIFTGGAAFIIDFSSLFILTDFFGIYYLASAAIAFVLGLITNYMLSINWVFNRRTMSNRKLEFGVFALIGIVGILLNELFIWFFTENLQIYYLLSKIMAAVIILFWNFFARKFVLFK; translated from the coding sequence TTGAAAATCTGTATGAAAAATTTGAAGAAAAAACTAGTAACTGATCAGACTGACAAAACACAGATACAACTCTTCAGATACATTTTCACAGGCGGAGCTGCGTTTATTATTGATTTTTCATCACTCTTCATCCTGACTGATTTTTTTGGAATTTATTACCTGGCTTCAGCAGCAATAGCATTCGTTCTTGGATTAATAACCAATTACATGCTGAGTATAAACTGGGTTTTCAACAGAAGAACCATGAGTAATCGGAAACTAGAGTTTGGAGTTTTCGCTCTCATTGGAATTGTGGGTATTCTCTTAAACGAATTGTTTATATGGTTTTTCACCGAAAATTTGCAAATATATTACCTTCTTTCCAAAATTATGGCTGCTGTGATCATTCTATTTTGGAATTTCTTCGCCAGAAAATTCGTTTTATTCAAGTAG
- a CDS encoding GDP-mannose 4,6-dehydratase translates to MNWKDKNVLITGIGGFAGSYLAKELVSREANVYGLIRRRADGTTAKNIIDRRISNEVNLIEGDLIDITSLTNALDHSQPDYIFHLAAQSFVERSFDNSQETQNINCIGTSNLLEAVRIKDSDTKIVFAGSSEEYGLVLSSQEQYEKAKKDYGTIFPEPEVIPEVPITETNPLRPMSPYAVSKVYGDYLMRNYYHSYGLDTVVSRAFNHEGAGRGIMFVTSVVTNQIMKLKSGESDRIVIGNLNSLRDWSHVKDIVQGYLLLAEKGQAGEVYNQGSMRTNSVLSYILLGLEEAGWDVNRIETFKGDKQIQDPNEMDNSSIYGVKFPKTKVDQLILEGQLEYTLEDKGIKVNTTHGDVTIEFNPDRFRPAEVPILFADTKKIQSIGSKIDYTLNDIIKDQLNYFLKKENRSA, encoded by the coding sequence ATGAATTGGAAAGATAAAAATGTTCTCATAACTGGTATAGGTGGATTTGCAGGTTCTTATTTAGCTAAAGAACTTGTAAGCCGTGAGGCTAACGTTTATGGGTTGATCCGGAGAAGAGCTGATGGTACAACTGCTAAAAACATTATTGATCGGAGAATTAGTAATGAAGTAAATCTAATTGAAGGAGATCTTATTGACATAACCTCATTAACTAATGCCCTTGATCATTCCCAGCCTGATTACATCTTCCACTTGGCAGCCCAGTCATTTGTTGAACGATCATTTGACAACTCCCAGGAAACCCAGAACATTAACTGTATTGGAACTAGCAACCTCCTGGAAGCAGTGCGAATAAAAGATTCAGACACGAAAATAGTCTTTGCTGGTTCCAGTGAAGAATACGGGCTTGTCCTATCGTCCCAGGAACAGTATGAGAAAGCAAAAAAAGACTACGGAACTATTTTCCCCGAACCAGAGGTAATTCCAGAGGTACCTATAACAGAAACCAACCCCCTGAGGCCAATGTCACCTTATGCTGTCTCCAAAGTTTATGGTGATTACCTCATGAGGAACTATTACCACTCTTATGGTCTGGATACTGTGGTTTCACGTGCCTTCAACCACGAAGGAGCTGGAAGAGGTATAATGTTCGTGACCTCAGTGGTTACCAACCAGATCATGAAACTCAAATCCGGTGAATCTGACCGTATTGTCATTGGAAACCTTAACTCCCTCCGTGACTGGTCCCATGTTAAAGACATAGTTCAGGGATATCTCTTACTAGCTGAAAAAGGACAGGCAGGGGAAGTTTACAATCAGGGTTCCATGAGGACTAACTCTGTGTTGAGCTACATATTGCTGGGTTTGGAAGAAGCTGGATGGGATGTGAACCGGATCGAAACCTTTAAGGGAGACAAACAGATTCAGGATCCTAATGAGATGGATAACAGTTCCATTTATGGAGTTAAATTCCCTAAAACTAAGGTTGACCAGTTAATTTTAGAGGGGCAACTGGAGTACACCCTGGAAGATAAAGGAATTAAGGTTAACACAACCCATGGCGATGTTACCATTGAGTTCAACCCAGACCGTTTCCGCCCTGCTGAGGTGCCAATCCTATTTGCTGACACCAAGAAGATTCAGTCTATAGGCAGCAAAATAGATTACACCCTCAATGATATAATAAAGGATCAGCTTAACTATTTCCTTAAAAAGGAAAATAGAAGCGCTTAA
- a CDS encoding glycosyltransferase family 39 protein, protein MDQEKNNISIFDKLREMLNKPLVILISITVVLVAYLLMIQIKIGVPYWDVFNYLNNAFHFANMGSSGVVNHLPPLIPLLTSLFFRMGYVSVDVIFILSGLIFILGIIGLYLLLNERFDSTKSLTGSLIFISLPVVMAWAVSGGIDLPGVVFSIWALYFMVIGLKKDSKFLYLVLPLLVISILTRYTAGLIVLPMIFYILANFNQVKNIPQIKKVIFGIAIEFGVLLTIFTFFILQLDTSALFGLFFDIVTSSSSGVEDVAYNSNFLFYLQNSLNYISLGPIQGTYRQLLNPSEGIPSVLAYIITMISVIGIFSYIYRFLSTGKEKNISQVNIINLGKITIILVLFIGLVLSFYNKSLILSEIFLLALVYLSYRFMARERFEIDNKLALDLMFLSWFGAYFLFHGILPFKVDRYFITMAPAFTYFIVLGLSQFINELKPRINGLKSKSGLVYMAIALICLSVTTVTYIGHTPQKTFTLDIEDASQWIKGYDPNYYNKIIGSDYPNAVTWYLHKETTGAYLKYYNNTDEFADYLQENGVYYYFDSNKSHPTLKSYRIIKEFGVVAIYEKITP, encoded by the coding sequence TTGGATCAGGAAAAAAATAATATTTCTATTTTTGATAAGTTAAGGGAAATGTTAAACAAACCTCTGGTTATACTTATCTCAATCACTGTTGTGTTGGTTGCTTATCTTCTAATGATTCAAATTAAAATAGGTGTCCCCTACTGGGATGTTTTCAACTATCTGAACAATGCCTTTCATTTTGCAAATATGGGAAGTAGCGGTGTTGTTAATCATCTACCACCTCTGATTCCCCTATTAACCTCTCTTTTTTTTAGAATGGGATATGTATCTGTTGATGTAATCTTCATTTTAAGTGGTTTAATATTTATTTTAGGCATTATAGGATTATATTTACTTTTAAATGAACGATTCGATTCTACCAAAAGTTTAACTGGTAGTTTAATTTTTATTTCTTTACCAGTGGTCATGGCCTGGGCTGTAAGTGGAGGAATAGATCTTCCAGGAGTTGTTTTTTCAATTTGGGCACTTTATTTCATGGTAATTGGTTTAAAAAAGGATTCAAAATTTTTATATTTGGTCCTGCCGCTCCTGGTTATTTCCATACTCACCAGGTACACTGCAGGTTTGATAGTCCTTCCCATGATCTTCTATATTTTAGCCAATTTTAACCAAGTTAAAAATATTCCCCAAATAAAAAAGGTGATTTTTGGAATCGCTATAGAATTTGGGGTATTATTAACCATTTTCACGTTCTTTATTCTGCAGCTGGATACCAGTGCTCTGTTCGGACTTTTCTTCGATATTGTAACATCCTCATCCTCCGGTGTGGAAGATGTTGCTTACAATTCTAACTTCTTATTTTATCTTCAGAATTCATTGAATTATATTTCTTTAGGACCAATCCAGGGCACATATCGCCAGTTACTAAATCCTTCCGAAGGAATTCCTTCAGTATTAGCATATATCATTACCATGATAAGTGTAATTGGGATTTTTTCTTATATTTACCGGTTTTTAAGCACTGGAAAAGAAAAAAATATTTCACAGGTAAACATTATTAATTTAGGAAAAATAACCATAATTTTAGTCCTCTTCATTGGTTTGGTCCTCAGTTTCTATAATAAATCCCTAATTCTGAGTGAAATTTTCTTATTGGCCCTGGTGTATCTTTCATATAGATTTATGGCCAGGGAAAGATTTGAGATTGATAACAAATTAGCTCTGGATTTGATGTTTCTATCATGGTTTGGTGCCTATTTTTTATTCCATGGTATTTTACCATTTAAAGTGGATAGATATTTTATTACCATGGCCCCTGCTTTCACCTATTTCATAGTTTTAGGTTTAAGCCAATTCATTAATGAACTAAAACCTAGAATTAATGGTTTAAAATCTAAGTCAGGGCTGGTTTATATGGCTATTGCTTTAATATGTTTATCAGTTACCACAGTTACCTATATAGGCCACACACCACAGAAAACTTTTACATTGGACATTGAAGATGCAAGTCAATGGATTAAAGGCTATGATCCAAACTACTACAATAAAATAATCGGTTCTGATTATCCCAATGCAGTCACCTGGTATCTTCATAAAGAAACCACCGGAGCATATCTAAAATATTACAACAATACCGATGAATTCGCTGATTATCTGCAAGAAAATGGGGTTTACTATTATTTTGATTCAAATAAATCCCATCCAACTCTTAAAAGTTATCGTATAATAAAGGAATTCGGAGTGGTGGCAATATATGAGAAAATAACACCATAA
- a CDS encoding SDR family oxidoreductase, with protein sequence MKNKKVAVTGGLGFIGSHLVERLCQDNEVVIVDNETTGSIKNIKHLEFDKISLDLGDITEIDLVNSFEGCDYVFHHAAMASVPASVADPIKCNLINITGTLNVLLAARDCGVRKVVFASSAAVYGDNTNLPLSEKTLLKPVSPYALSKAVGEMYCQLFTDIYKLSTISLRYFNVFGPRQDPNSQYASVIPHFISSILNGERPVIFGDGEQSRDFIYVKHIVEANLRACQSNHTGAYNIATGKKTTINQLVPVINQTLGEDMDPIYDEPRPGDVKHSLADISKSELLNFKPSINFPDELSETVHWFVENQEFKE encoded by the coding sequence ATGAAAAATAAAAAAGTAGCAGTTACTGGGGGTCTTGGATTTATAGGATCCCACCTGGTGGAGAGACTCTGTCAAGATAATGAAGTGGTGATTGTAGACAATGAAACCACCGGCAGTATAAAAAATATCAAACACCTTGAATTTGATAAAATTAGTCTTGATCTGGGGGATATAACAGAAATTGACTTGGTAAACTCCTTTGAAGGTTGCGACTATGTTTTCCACCATGCAGCAATGGCCAGTGTTCCAGCCAGTGTGGCCGATCCTATTAAATGTAATTTAATTAATATAACTGGTACTCTAAACGTTCTTCTAGCTGCTCGTGACTGTGGCGTTAGAAAGGTGGTTTTTGCATCATCAGCAGCTGTTTATGGTGATAACACTAACTTACCATTATCTGAAAAGACTCTCCTTAAACCAGTTTCACCATATGCCCTTAGTAAAGCTGTGGGGGAAATGTACTGCCAGTTATTTACTGATATTTATAAATTATCCACTATTTCCCTCAGATATTTCAATGTTTTTGGCCCCAGGCAGGATCCCAATTCACAGTATGCCTCTGTAATTCCACACTTTATTAGTAGCATCTTAAATGGAGAAAGACCAGTTATTTTTGGTGATGGTGAACAAAGTAGGGACTTTATATATGTTAAGCACATTGTGGAAGCTAATTTAAGAGCATGCCAGTCAAATCATACAGGAGCGTATAATATAGCAACAGGAAAAAAGACAACTATCAATCAGCTTGTTCCTGTAATTAACCAAACACTAGGGGAAGATATGGATCCGATTTACGATGAACCTCGGCCTGGTGATGTAAAACATTCTTTAGCTGATATTTCCAAGTCGGAATTATTAAATTTCAAACCATCCATCAATTTTCCTGATGAACTGAGCGAGACTGTCCATTGGTTTGTTGAAAATCAAGAATTTAAAGAATAA
- a CDS encoding DUF1616 domain-containing protein: MNVDRTLSIIIGIFLIIGVIGIFYISSTPYEVDNFTEFYLLGADGTAGNYPTNLTTGETGKLTVGIVSHEYSNTSYLLKITKNNETLKEESFTLENNQNKSMPFEFKAETGQYKFQFDLYKLPDTENVYRSLFILVNVK, from the coding sequence ATGAATGTTGACCGAACTCTTTCCATAATCATTGGAATTTTCCTGATTATTGGTGTCATTGGAATATTTTACATTAGTTCTACCCCTTATGAAGTTGATAATTTCACAGAATTCTATTTATTAGGTGCAGATGGAACTGCTGGTAATTATCCTACCAATTTAACCACTGGCGAAACTGGAAAGCTTACTGTGGGCATTGTCAGTCATGAATATTCTAACACCAGTTACTTGCTAAAAATAACTAAAAACAATGAAACTTTAAAAGAAGAAAGTTTTACCCTGGAAAACAACCAAAATAAGAGTATGCCCTTTGAGTTCAAAGCTGAAACAGGCCAATATAAATTCCAATTTGATTTATATAAATTGCCGGACACAGAAAATGTTTACAGATCACTTTTCATTCTGGTTAACGTAAAATAA